The following are encoded together in the Candidatus Neomarinimicrobiota bacterium genome:
- a CDS encoding N(4)-(beta-N-acetylglucosaminyl)-L-asparaginase produces the protein MISRRKFIQAVLATSAIPAALVKGEVRRVSRSTGKPAVISTWSFGVEANQAAMKILERRGSALDAVEAGVRVPEGDPEMGGVGYGGLPDEDGHVTLDSCIMDSTGNAGSVAFIQDIKHPISVARKVMERSKHVMLVGDGARRFALSHGFKEENLLTDQAREAWLKWKEGLSDKDNWGPNEDHDTISMLTQDEKGNLAGACTTSGLAFKIHGRIGDSPIIGAGMFCDNDIGAAGATGLGEEVIKTAGSFLVVELMRQGFKPEDACKEALQRITRRYNGNPDFQVAYIALRKDGVTGAAAIKDGFQYALYQSGKNRLYDVKGLT, from the coding sequence ATGATTTCAAGACGAAAATTCATTCAAGCTGTCTTGGCGACGTCTGCAATTCCGGCGGCATTGGTAAAGGGTGAAGTGAGAAGAGTATCGCGTTCAACCGGTAAGCCAGCTGTCATCTCTACATGGAGTTTTGGCGTAGAGGCTAACCAGGCGGCTATGAAAATCCTCGAGCGAAGAGGCTCGGCGCTGGATGCGGTAGAGGCGGGTGTGAGGGTACCGGAGGGAGACCCTGAAATGGGTGGGGTCGGTTACGGAGGTCTGCCTGATGAAGATGGTCACGTTACACTTGATTCGTGTATCATGGATTCAACGGGTAATGCAGGTTCGGTGGCCTTCATTCAGGACATTAAGCACCCCATCTCCGTGGCGAGGAAGGTAATGGAGCGCAGTAAACACGTCATGCTGGTGGGTGATGGAGCCAGGCGTTTTGCTCTATCACACGGTTTTAAGGAAGAGAATTTGCTAACCGATCAGGCGCGGGAAGCGTGGCTCAAATGGAAGGAAGGATTGAGTGATAAGGATAACTGGGGACCTAATGAAGATCACGATACCATTTCCATGCTGACGCAGGATGAAAAGGGAAATCTTGCTGGTGCTTGCACCACCAGCGGTCTCGCTTTCAAGATCCATGGCCGCATCGGTGACAGTCCCATCATCGGGGCGGGAATGTTTTGCGACAACGATATTGGAGCAGCCGGTGCCACAGGCCTGGGAGAGGAGGTCATTAAAACAGCCGGTAGTTTCCTGGTGGTGGAACTGATGCGACAGGGTTTCAAACCGGAAGATGCCTGCAAAGAAGCTCTGCAGCGTATAACGAGGAGATACAATGGAAATCCGGATTTTCAGGTTGCTTATATAGCTCTACGGAAAGATGGTGTTACTGGCGCCGCTGCTATCAAGGACGGCTTTCAGTATGCTCTTTATCAGTCGGGAAAGAACAGGCTGTACGATGTGAAGGGATTGACCTGA
- a CDS encoding superoxide dismutase, which produces MEHRLPDLPYEKDSLEPHISSETLEYHHGKHHNTYVQNLNKLIQGTEFEDQDLDEIVANATGGLFNNAAQHWNHSFYWDCMSPNGGGEPSGTLAQAINGAFGSFDEFKDLFSNTAITTFGSGWAWLVSNDGGNLQIVSAKNAENPISSGQTPLLTCDVWEHAYYVDYRNARPKYVEAFWNVINWDFVIEKLES; this is translated from the coding sequence ATGGAACACAGATTACCTGACTTGCCCTACGAGAAAGATTCTCTCGAGCCACACATCTCCAGCGAGACGCTCGAATATCATCACGGCAAACACCATAATACTTACGTACAGAATCTCAACAAACTGATCCAGGGAACTGAGTTCGAGGATCAGGATTTAGATGAGATTGTCGCAAACGCTACGGGTGGACTGTTCAACAATGCCGCCCAGCACTGGAACCATTCCTTCTACTGGGACTGTATGAGTCCGAACGGAGGCGGTGAACCTTCCGGCACCCTGGCACAAGCCATAAACGGCGCGTTTGGATCGTTTGATGAATTCAAGGATCTGTTTTCTAATACAGCTATTACCACTTTCGGCTCTGGGTGGGCTTGGTTAGTGAGCAACGACGGCGGGAATCTTCAGATCGTTAGCGCAAAGAATGCCGAAAACCCTATTAGTTCGGGACAAACTCCGCTCCTCACTTGTGACGTATGGGAGCACGCCTATTACGTCGACTACCGCAATGCCCGTCCTAAATACGTGGAAGCTTTCTGGAATGTTATCAACTGGGATTTCGTCATCGAGAAACTGGAATCGTAG
- the rpmB gene encoding 50S ribosomal protein L28 yields the protein MARVCEICGKGPAAGNNVSHAHNKTRRRWLPNLKRVKAVVNGSVKRIKVCTACLRSGKVIKAV from the coding sequence ATGGCACGAGTTTGCGAAATATGTGGAAAAGGTCCCGCGGCGGGGAATAATGTCAGTCATGCCCACAACAAGACGCGCCGTCGTTGGTTGCCCAATCTGAAACGGGTAAAGGCGGTTGTTAACGGATCGGTTAAGCGGATTAAAGTCTGTACCGCCTGCCTCCGCTCTGGCAAGGTCATCAAGGCCGTCTGA
- the ftsZ gene encoding cell division protein FtsZ — protein MFEFDTLADQKARIKVIGVGGAGGNAINRMISAGLGGVDFIAINTDAQDLDNNKSETKIQIGKNLTKGLGAGAKADIGRAAMESEKDAVASIMEAADMVFVTAGMGGGTGTGASPIVAQIAKEMSALTVGVVTKPFNFEGPKRMRRAESGIDDMQKNCDTLISIPNQQLLSIIDKSTTVVEAFQMADSILLQATRGISDLINLHGLINLDFADVDTVMRDMGDAIIGTGIAEGEERSVLAAQQAISSPLLNDVNICGAQGVLVNITGGEKMTLMEVDEATSIIFEEAGDDANIIFGAVIDPNMKDEIHVTVIATGFAMRATAVEEESSRKEILPTFRKEAITIHNTVNAPTHEAKKSGEAQSPTESKVDPVIFKDDDLEIPAFLRQRHE, from the coding sequence CTGTTCGAATTCGACACACTAGCAGACCAGAAGGCCAGAATCAAAGTAATCGGTGTAGGGGGTGCAGGTGGAAATGCCATTAACCGTATGATATCTGCGGGCCTCGGTGGCGTTGACTTTATCGCCATCAACACGGATGCACAGGACTTGGACAACAATAAATCAGAGACGAAGATACAGATCGGAAAAAACCTGACGAAGGGTTTGGGCGCGGGTGCGAAAGCAGATATAGGCCGGGCCGCCATGGAATCGGAAAAAGACGCGGTAGCATCCATCATGGAAGCGGCTGATATGGTCTTTGTCACTGCCGGCATGGGCGGCGGTACCGGAACCGGTGCTTCCCCCATCGTAGCTCAGATTGCAAAGGAGATGAGCGCGCTTACTGTAGGCGTCGTAACAAAACCGTTCAATTTTGAAGGCCCCAAACGGATGAGGCGGGCTGAATCCGGAATCGACGATATGCAAAAGAACTGTGATACGCTGATCTCGATCCCAAATCAGCAGCTCCTTTCCATCATCGATAAATCCACTACCGTTGTGGAAGCTTTCCAGATGGCCGATTCGATCCTGCTCCAAGCCACACGCGGGATCTCGGACCTCATCAACCTTCATGGCCTGATCAACCTCGATTTTGCCGACGTTGATACCGTCATGCGGGACATGGGAGACGCTATCATAGGGACAGGCATTGCCGAAGGTGAAGAGCGATCGGTGCTGGCAGCGCAACAGGCCATCTCCAGTCCGCTGCTGAATGATGTGAATATCTGCGGGGCACAAGGCGTCCTTGTGAACATCACCGGTGGTGAAAAGATGACACTTATGGAAGTTGATGAAGCAACATCCATCATCTTTGAAGAAGCGGGCGATGACGCCAATATTATCTTCGGCGCTGTCATAGATCCCAATATGAAAGATGAAATCCATGTGACGGTCATCGCCACAGGCTTCGCCATGAGAGCAACCGCGGTGGAAGAAGAATCATCTCGGAAGGAAATACTACCGACATTCCGCAAGGAAGCAATCACCATTCATAACACGGTGAATGCACCAACACACGAGGCCAAGAAATCCGGAGAGGCACAATCGCCAACTGAGTCGAAGGTAGATCCTGTCATCTTCAAGGATGACGATCTGGAGATCCCGGCATTCCTGAGACAGAGGCACGAATAA
- the ftsA gene encoding cell division protein FtsA, whose product MAQDKGICVGLDIGTTKICCVIAQYDEQSSGLKLLGTGIAPSEGVKQGIVINIDDTIQSIESAVHKAEKMANLKVSDAYVGISGDHIRGINTHGAIAVSKNGHPVNYEHEISNADISRVLEMSKAISLPVDRGILHILPQEYVVDEQGGVKNPLGMVGRRLEAQVHLVTGATSAAKNISKCVEEAGIEVNGLIYQPLASAAAALERHEKELGVALVDIGGGTTDVSVFFDSAVRHSAVIGLGGNNITNDIAMMTQVSIEEAEAVKIKYGSAKASMASTDLEVELPHKPGEMARKISEHEISRYVEARMKEIFDMVEREISRADVDGPVSFGIVLTGGGALLKNVTSLAEEVLEGPVKIGIPRGLSGIMDIAASPIYATAIGLVQFSSTVALDINLGTDREPPFSKGFRRVKGWFSEFF is encoded by the coding sequence ATGGCTCAAGATAAAGGAATATGTGTCGGTCTCGATATTGGTACCACTAAGATATGCTGCGTCATTGCGCAATACGATGAACAGAGCTCCGGACTGAAACTTCTCGGTACAGGTATTGCCCCATCGGAGGGCGTGAAACAGGGTATCGTAATAAACATCGATGACACTATTCAGTCTATTGAATCCGCTGTTCATAAAGCGGAAAAGATGGCCAATCTGAAAGTTTCTGACGCTTATGTCGGCATTTCTGGTGATCATATCAGGGGCATCAATACGCACGGGGCAATTGCCGTTTCAAAGAACGGTCACCCGGTAAACTATGAACATGAAATTTCTAACGCTGATATCAGCAGAGTTCTGGAGATGTCGAAGGCTATCTCCCTCCCCGTTGACCGAGGTATCCTCCACATCCTTCCTCAGGAATACGTAGTAGACGAACAGGGTGGCGTGAAGAATCCTCTGGGGATGGTAGGGAGACGGCTGGAAGCGCAGGTGCACCTTGTTACGGGCGCCACATCAGCAGCCAAGAATATCAGCAAGTGTGTAGAAGAAGCGGGCATTGAAGTTAACGGGCTCATTTACCAGCCTCTCGCATCGGCGGCGGCGGCCCTGGAACGTCATGAAAAGGAGCTAGGGGTTGCCCTGGTGGATATCGGGGGCGGAACTACCGACGTATCCGTTTTCTTTGATAGTGCCGTACGACATTCTGCCGTTATCGGGCTCGGCGGCAATAACATTACTAATGATATCGCCATGATGACACAAGTTTCCATCGAGGAGGCTGAAGCCGTTAAGATCAAGTACGGTTCAGCAAAGGCATCGATGGCGTCCACGGATCTAGAAGTTGAACTACCGCATAAGCCTGGCGAGATGGCCAGGAAGATTTCCGAACATGAGATCTCCAGATATGTGGAAGCACGGATGAAAGAGATCTTCGATATGGTAGAACGCGAAATCAGCCGTGCCGATGTGGACGGCCCGGTCAGCTTTGGCATCGTCCTCACGGGGGGCGGTGCGCTGCTCAAGAACGTTACAAGTCTGGCTGAAGAAGTCCTCGAGGGACCGGTGAAGATCGGTATTCCGCGAGGTTTGAGTGGTATCATGGATATTGCCGCAAGTCCCATCTATGCCACTGCCATCGGCCTCGTCCAGTTCAGTTCTACTGTAGCTTTGGACATTAACTTGGGAACAGATCGCGAACCGCCGTTTTCGAAGGGTTTTCGTCGCGTGAAAGGGTGGTTCAGTGAATTCTTCTAG
- a CDS encoding FtsQ-type POTRA domain-containing protein, translated as MRKRQTKNKKRKGRSIKRMPQWVSLLVRATVVTFSLVSVAVLILFAFSWADSFDHFDVLNIRVAGHSHLQREDILESIDLPRFPSLMDIDLEAIQRKLEEHPFVKGARISRDFPSTLNIDLIERSPIAYLNLAPFIMIDADGVVLPTENGSFDFDIPTLTGFNPATELYPIGKQCLSQKVMEAVEYLHLIRTNFTNLYSNISEMKVDAGDEYVIVLAKRPTQIYLGAIEVPHQLNMLRKFAFTVSGIRSLYDYKYVDLRYRNQIIVRERT; from the coding sequence ATGCGTAAGCGACAGACAAAAAACAAGAAACGTAAAGGCAGATCAATAAAACGGATGCCTCAGTGGGTTTCCCTTCTTGTGCGGGCAACAGTTGTAACTTTTTCTCTGGTATCGGTGGCGGTGCTCATTTTATTCGCCTTTTCTTGGGCTGATTCTTTCGATCATTTCGATGTCTTGAATATCAGGGTGGCAGGACACAGTCACCTACAGCGGGAAGATATACTTGAGTCAATCGATTTGCCCCGCTTCCCTTCCCTCATGGATATTGACCTAGAAGCCATTCAGCGAAAACTGGAGGAACACCCATTCGTTAAAGGGGCCAGAATCAGTAGGGATTTCCCCTCTACCTTGAATATCGATCTCATCGAACGATCCCCTATCGCTTATCTGAATCTTGCGCCTTTCATCATGATCGATGCGGACGGTGTTGTCCTCCCCACTGAAAACGGCAGTTTCGATTTCGATATCCCTACTCTCACCGGCTTCAATCCGGCGACGGAACTTTACCCGATCGGTAAACAGTGTCTTTCCCAAAAAGTTATGGAAGCGGTGGAATATCTCCATCTGATCAGGACAAATTTTACCAACCTCTACAGTAACATCTCTGAAATGAAGGTAGATGCGGGCGATGAATATGTCATTGTTCTGGCTAAGCGCCCCACTCAAATCTATCTCGGCGCCATAGAGGTGCCGCATCAGCTCAATATGCTGAGAAAATTTGCGTTCACGGTTTCGGGCATCCGCTCTCTGTACGATTACAAGTATGTTGACCTGCGCTACAGAAACCAGATAATCGTCAGAGAAAGAACTTGA
- the murB gene encoding UDP-N-acetylmuramate dehydrogenase, with the protein MSTVSKEFRDLEEEMNGTVKWNEPMSRHTSYGIGGTALGFFYPADEEDLKVLLRFVGHHGVEVFFAGSGSNLLVSDDGFDGFVISLAKHFKKLTIDGTSVFAQSGTMMGHFVKECIKNDLAGVESLIGVPGTLGGAIRMNAGAYGHEISNFLTTVNVITPDGKPKTYLKREIDFGYRYSSLTDREVLLSAQFEFQKGLPDKIAELKAKSSASRKLSQPLRFRSAGSVFKNPPHAQAAGYLIDKAGLKGKRSGDAEISPQHANFFVNHGKASAENIAELIRTARKEIKEKFDIDLELEIKTLGFPQGHFDA; encoded by the coding sequence GTGTCAACCGTTAGCAAAGAATTCAGAGATCTGGAAGAAGAAATGAACGGTACAGTAAAGTGGAACGAACCGATGTCGCGCCACACTTCGTACGGTATCGGCGGTACGGCACTGGGATTCTTCTATCCCGCTGACGAAGAAGATCTGAAAGTTTTATTGCGCTTCGTAGGTCATCACGGCGTGGAAGTCTTTTTCGCCGGTTCCGGCTCGAATCTTCTGGTAAGTGATGACGGTTTTGACGGCTTCGTTATCAGCCTCGCGAAACACTTCAAGAAGCTTACAATTGACGGCACCAGCGTCTTTGCCCAGAGCGGTACCATGATGGGTCATTTCGTGAAAGAGTGCATCAAGAACGATCTAGCCGGTGTGGAAAGCCTGATCGGTGTTCCCGGGACGCTCGGCGGCGCTATCAGGATGAACGCCGGCGCTTACGGTCACGAGATATCTAACTTCCTGACCACTGTTAATGTCATCACCCCCGACGGAAAGCCGAAAACCTATTTGAAGCGTGAAATTGACTTCGGCTACCGCTATTCTTCTCTCACTGATCGTGAGGTTCTTCTATCAGCGCAGTTCGAGTTCCAGAAAGGGTTGCCGGATAAAATCGCTGAATTGAAGGCCAAGTCCAGTGCCAGCCGCAAGTTATCACAACCGCTTCGGTTCCGCTCCGCTGGCAGTGTTTTCAAGAATCCGCCCCATGCCCAAGCCGCCGGCTACCTCATCGACAAGGCCGGCCTAAAGGGGAAACGATCAGGCGATGCGGAAATCTCTCCACAGCACGCCAACTTCTTCGTCAATCACGGTAAGGCATCGGCAGAAAACATTGCCGAATTGATCCGGACAGCACGTAAGGAGATTAAGGAAAAATTCGATATCGATCTGGAACTTGAGATTAAGACTCTCGGTTTCCCACAAGGACACTTTGATGCGTAA
- the murC gene encoding UDP-N-acetylmuramate--L-alanine ligase encodes MFGKIRKVHFVGIGGIGMSGIAELLLNLGFNVSGSDLKPSEITKSLRQKGAVIFEGHGYDNINDSDMLVYSSAVNMDNPEVQAARDRGIPVIRRAEMLGELLKLKAISIAIGGTHGKTTTTSMMGAVLTAGELDPTIVVGGVVKSLNVNALLGAGDVIVVEADEFDKSFLQLSPTYAVITNIDSDHMDCYDSQEDLLNAFTQFANAVPFYGTVVACTDEPLVKKIVPNISRPVVTYGFTKDADFRAEQMEYREIQTDFVVKHKNEELGSIQLQVPGAHNVKNALAVIGLSFELDINFDTIRRGLKNFSGVRRRFEIKGIFNDIMVVDDYAHHPTEVSATLKAVKNGWERRLVSVFQPHLYTRTRDFYEDFARAFLISDVLIVTDVYPAREEPIEGVSGELIVNAAKSMGHKDVHWVKDKKSVVAALRALVNEGDLVITLGAGDIWRMGDQYVAVLQGEKIEV; translated from the coding sequence ATGTTTGGCAAGATCAGAAAAGTTCATTTTGTTGGTATCGGCGGAATCGGTATGAGCGGCATTGCCGAACTGCTACTCAACCTTGGCTTCAATGTGTCAGGATCAGACCTTAAACCGTCAGAGATTACTAAAAGTTTGAGGCAGAAGGGCGCCGTCATTTTCGAAGGTCATGGCTATGATAACATCAACGACAGTGACATGCTGGTTTATTCATCGGCGGTCAACATGGACAATCCAGAGGTCCAGGCTGCCAGAGACCGCGGTATTCCCGTTATCCGCCGGGCGGAGATGCTTGGTGAACTTCTCAAGCTTAAGGCGATAAGCATTGCTATCGGCGGCACACATGGCAAGACGACCACCACTTCGATGATGGGCGCAGTCTTAACAGCGGGCGAACTGGATCCCACAATCGTCGTGGGAGGCGTCGTGAAGAGCCTTAATGTCAATGCGTTACTCGGAGCGGGAGATGTGATCGTGGTAGAGGCAGATGAGTTCGACAAGAGTTTCCTCCAGCTCAGTCCGACATACGCTGTCATCACCAACATCGACAGTGATCATATGGACTGTTACGATAGTCAGGAAGATCTGCTGAACGCCTTCACCCAATTTGCAAATGCGGTGCCGTTTTACGGTACTGTAGTCGCCTGTACTGATGAACCGCTGGTGAAGAAGATTGTCCCCAACATCAGTCGTCCCGTCGTTACTTACGGTTTTACTAAGGATGCCGATTTCCGCGCGGAACAGATGGAGTACCGCGAGATTCAGACGGACTTCGTGGTAAAGCATAAGAATGAAGAATTAGGATCAATTCAGCTCCAGGTTCCAGGCGCCCACAATGTCAAAAACGCCCTGGCCGTCATTGGGCTGAGCTTTGAACTGGATATCAACTTCGATACGATCAGGAGAGGGTTGAAGAATTTCTCTGGTGTCCGCAGGCGATTCGAAATCAAGGGGATCTTTAACGACATTATGGTAGTGGACGATTATGCACACCACCCTACAGAAGTATCGGCAACATTGAAGGCGGTCAAGAATGGCTGGGAGAGACGACTAGTCTCTGTCTTTCAGCCTCACCTCTATACGCGCACCAGGGATTTTTACGAAGATTTTGCACGCGCTTTCCTCATCAGCGACGTCCTCATTGTAACGGATGTTTATCCCGCCAGGGAAGAGCCCATCGAAGGGGTTAGTGGAGAATTAATCGTCAATGCTGCAAAGTCCATGGGGCATAAGGATGTCCACTGGGTTAAAGACAAGAAATCGGTGGTGGCGGCATTGAGGGCGCTGGTAAACGAAGGTGACTTAGTAATAACGTTGGGTGCCGGTGATATCTGGCGCATGGGGGATCAATACGTTGCCGTACTACAGGGAGAGAAAATAGAAGTTTGA
- a CDS encoding glycosyltransferase: MSKHEALNHFNLDHGKPVLAVIGGSQGSKALNDTVTASVEQMKTNNIQILWQTGMAHYEQLKHFETDSPVVKVFPFTDDMGAVYSAADLIVSRAGALALAEIAYCGKPSLLIPFPGAAANHQMKNAQNLADRDAAVIIKEGDLANDSFTEAIQSMIGDKERLAAMSIKAGGAAVQDAAERIVDEIVALAEA; this comes from the coding sequence ATGAGCAAACATGAAGCGTTGAATCATTTCAACTTGGACCACGGAAAACCGGTACTTGCTGTCATCGGCGGAAGTCAAGGATCCAAAGCGCTGAATGACACTGTCACCGCATCTGTCGAACAGATGAAGACGAACAATATTCAAATCCTCTGGCAGACCGGGATGGCACACTACGAACAGTTGAAGCATTTTGAGACAGATTCGCCGGTGGTGAAGGTCTTCCCTTTCACGGACGATATGGGTGCTGTCTATTCGGCGGCAGACCTGATTGTTTCACGGGCGGGTGCCCTAGCCCTGGCGGAGATCGCCTATTGTGGCAAACCGTCGCTCCTGATCCCTTTTCCCGGTGCTGCCGCCAATCATCAGATGAAGAACGCCCAAAACCTCGCCGACAGGGACGCCGCCGTGATTATCAAGGAAGGCGATCTGGCAAACGACTCATTCACAGAGGCCATACAATCTATGATTGGGGATAAGGAGCGGCTAGCGGCCATGAGCATAAAGGCTGGAGGCGCGGCTGTACAGGATGCGGCCGAACGGATCGTCGATGAAATCGTAGCTTTGGCGGAAGCGTGA
- a CDS encoding glycosyltransferase, whose protein sequence is MPERGLNVVMAGGGTGGHLFPAIAITHALKEKVQYVQIHFVGSKYGIEASKFPHGDYPYTLLNIRGFARGFSSVAVARNLLFPWRFLTAYWQSRRLLTQFSPDVVVGTGGYASGLPLLAAVHKKIPTLIHEQNSYPGLTTRWLAERVGRLCLSYEESAAYLKKKVSVSLAILCARI, encoded by the coding sequence TTGCCTGAACGCGGACTGAATGTTGTTATGGCAGGTGGCGGCACCGGGGGTCACCTTTTCCCCGCCATCGCTATCACCCATGCACTCAAAGAGAAAGTGCAGTATGTCCAGATTCATTTTGTCGGCTCAAAATATGGTATTGAAGCAAGTAAGTTCCCTCACGGCGATTACCCCTATACACTTCTGAATATCAGGGGATTTGCCAGAGGATTTTCTAGTGTCGCTGTGGCACGGAATCTGCTGTTTCCGTGGCGATTCCTCACCGCATACTGGCAATCGAGACGACTATTGACCCAGTTTTCGCCCGACGTAGTCGTGGGGACCGGCGGGTATGCCAGCGGCCTGCCGCTTCTCGCCGCCGTGCATAAAAAGATTCCCACTCTCATTCATGAGCAAAACTCGTATCCGGGATTAACTACGAGATGGCTGGCAGAGAGAGTCGGACGCCTCTGTCTCAGTTATGAGGAAAGTGCCGCATACCTTAAAAAAAAAGTTTCCGTCTCACTGGCAATCCTGTGCGCAAGGATCTGA
- a CDS encoding putative peptidoglycan glycosyltransferase FtsW, whose amino-acid sequence MKAIQVSSQHYDKSLLTIALILVSIGTVMVFSASTNISMENYGNGTHFFRRHLLRAAIGLIFMITAMRVDYRILKKIASPFLIGSIVLLILTKVLYLVQGNSSPARWMSLGLLSLQTSDIARFAIILYLAAYVDKKRDQLRDFVTGFLPPIVVIGIIMGLIIIQPDFSTAVMIGMISVTLLFVSGARLPHIIATASVSIAILIPVLLAAEYRIARIKSFFSGGLDISGMNYQVQQSLISLGNGGITGVGLGESVGKNLFLPLPHTDFILSIIGEEVGFAGIFLIITLYLALFQRALKISKGCTDIFGILLATGLALQVILYAFINSAVVTAMVPTTGLPMPFISFGGSGLVTNLLSIGILLNISMAKRIVREKKPAGVLFA is encoded by the coding sequence GTGAAGGCAATCCAGGTATCTTCACAGCATTACGACAAAAGCCTGCTCACGATTGCTCTTATTCTTGTTTCCATCGGAACGGTCATGGTATTCAGCGCCAGCACAAATATCTCCATGGAAAATTACGGCAACGGAACACACTTCTTCCGACGTCACCTGCTGAGAGCCGCCATAGGCCTGATCTTCATGATCACAGCAATGAGAGTCGATTATCGAATCCTCAAGAAGATTGCATCCCCCTTCCTGATCGGAAGTATTGTACTGCTGATCCTGACTAAAGTCCTCTACCTTGTGCAGGGCAACAGTTCACCGGCACGGTGGATGTCACTGGGACTGCTCTCGCTCCAAACTTCGGATATTGCCAGATTCGCCATTATTCTCTACCTGGCGGCATACGTCGATAAGAAACGCGATCAATTGCGCGATTTCGTTACCGGGTTTCTTCCCCCCATCGTCGTAATAGGGATTATTATGGGATTGATCATCATTCAGCCCGATTTCAGTACAGCTGTCATGATCGGAATGATCTCCGTCACACTACTCTTTGTAAGCGGTGCCAGGCTGCCTCATATTATTGCAACGGCAAGTGTATCCATCGCTATCCTGATTCCGGTGCTGCTGGCCGCCGAATACCGTATCGCCCGTATCAAGTCGTTCTTCAGCGGGGGTCTCGACATTTCGGGAATGAACTATCAGGTTCAGCAGTCACTCATCAGTCTCGGCAATGGTGGCATCACCGGCGTCGGCCTTGGCGAAAGTGTCGGCAAGAACCTTTTCCTACCGCTACCACACACTGATTTCATCCTGTCTATCATCGGCGAAGAAGTGGGCTTCGCCGGTATTTTTCTGATTATCACACTCTATCTGGCTCTCTTCCAGAGAGCGCTGAAAATCTCCAAAGGGTGTACCGATATTTTTGGCATTCTTCTGGCAACGGGGCTTGCGCTTCAGGTAATCTTATACGCCTTCATCAACTCCGCCGTAGTGACCGCTATGGTGCCAACTACAGGTCTCCCCATGCCTTTCATCAGCTTCGGCGGCAGCGGTCTTGTTACCAATCTTCTATCCATTGGAATTCTGTTAAACATCTCAATGGCGAAACGTATTGTACGTGAAAAAAAACCAGCAGGAGTTCTCTTTGCCTGA